The DNA window CTCGCTGACTTCGCCGAGTTCGTCAACGTCCCCGTCCGCGCCGTCACCGGCGGCGGCGCAGGCTCCCCCCCGCCCCCCGGCGGCGGCGGCTGAACGGCTCGCTGTTTCCGGACCTCGTCGCCGAGGCTGCACGCGCAGCCTCGACGCTTTTTTGTGCGCGGCGTGCCTTCGGGGAGAGATACCATGACGGCATCGTGCATCCCAGCGCCGTGTGACCCATGCCCGCATCCGACCGCATCCGTCCCGCTGATGTCCGCCGCTGCGCGCGGCTCGTCGATGAGTGCCGCGACGCCGGCGCGGACCATCAGGCCTGGCAGACGCGACTTCTGACCGGACTCTTTTCGCTGCTCGACGCCCAGGTCGGCATCTCCGGCAACATGCGCGACTTCGGACCCGGCCGCCCCAACCAGCACCTCGGCTCGATCCGTCTCGGCTGGCCGGACCAGCGGGCCGAGCGCGCCTGGCTCGACTACGTCGAGAGCGTCCCGGTCGAGCGTACCCCCGAGTTCCCGAGCCTCGCACGCACCACCGGCGCGATTGTGACGCGCCTGCGAGACCAGCTCTGGGACCGAACCTCCTGGTACCGCTCGCGCGCCTTCAACGAGATCCACCGCCGGAGCGGCATCGACGACTACGTCATCTCGCTCCAGCGGCTGCCCGTCGGCGGACTGTGCCACTCGCTCTGGATCCACCGCCCCGTCGGCGCCCCCCCCTTCGGGCGCCGGCACTGGTGGATGCTCCGCTACGTGCACGAGCGAGTAGGCCGGCTCGTCGGGGGGCCGCTCGCCTCCGCGGTCGAGCCGTCCGTCTCGGACCTCACGCCCCGGCGCCGACAGATTCTCGACGGCCTGCTCGACGGCGACAGTGAGAAGCAGATCGCCTACCGGCTCGACCTCTCGCGCCCGACCGTCCACGAGCACGTCATGGCCGTCTACCGGCACTTCGGCGTCTCCAGCCGCGGCGAACTGATGGCCTGGTTCGTCGGCCGCACGCGCCCGCCACACCCCGAAACCTGACCCCCGATTCCCGCGGCGGCCTCCCGGAACCGCACCGGTAGCCCCACATCCGCGCTAGCGGCTCTCCGCTGTCCACTGGCCATTGTCCCTGTCACCCCGCCCCCTCCGTTCAGATGGCAGGGCGCGCACCGCGGCGGCCGGACAATGCACCTGAACACACACGCCGGTGGACACCCGGCCCGTACACGGGAGAACGACCATGCATCGCACCGCTCGCCTTGTCTCGCTCGTGGCACTCGCCTGCCTCGGCGGCGCGCCCGCCCTCGCCGACACGATCTACGTCGCCGGCCCCGACGGCATCCTGATGAAGGCCGACGCGAACACCGGCATCTTCGAGTTCGCCGGGGTCTGCTCCGGGCCGGTTTCGTCCATGGCCAAGCACCAGGGCGACCTGCTCCTTGCCGACTCCAACGGGGTCATCTACCGCATCAACCTCGACCTCGGCTTCCCCACCGACGCCTGGTCCGTGCCCTCCAACTGCACCGACATGATCATGTACGGCGACAGCCTCTTCATCTCCGGCTCGAACGGCCAGGTGTTCCGCGTCAACCCGGTCTCGAAGCAGGTCACCGATACCTACTACGCCAACGACGACATCCGCGCCCTCTCCATCTTCAACAACACGATCTACGCCGGCGCGAACTCCACCGCCATCTACCGCACCACCGTCGGCTTCGACAACTTCGAGATGTTCACGGTCTGCGGCGGCCAGGTCCGCAGCGCCACCACCGACGGCACCGACCTGCTCGTCGGCGCGGAGCACGCCATCGTCTACCGCTTCGACGCCACCAACGGCAACTACAAGTCCACCTTCGGCGTCGGCGTCAACTGCTCCGCCATCGCCATGCACGACGGCGACGTCCTCGTCTCCGACACCTCCGGCGTCATCAAGCGCTTCGACGCAAACACCGGCGCCCTCAAGGCCACCTACAACGCCGGCTTCCGCGTCAACGCCATGATCGTCGTCACACCCTGCGTCGCCGACTTCAACGCCGACGGCTCGCTCAACACCCTCGACGTGCTCCTCTTCCTCAACGCCTGGTCCGCCAAGGACGACTCCGCCGACCTCGACGGCAACGGCGTCCACGACACCCTCGACGTGCTCAACTTCCTGAACCTCTACAACGCCGGCTGCAACTGACTCGAGATCGCCTTCCGCGCGGCGTGCCGAACCCCGCGCGTTTCACGAGCCTGTTTCCTCAATGCGGAAAGGCCCGGCCCCCAAAGCCGGGCCTTTCCAATGCGCGCCGCGAATCAGGCATCCGGGGTCGAAGCCGCGTCGAGAATCGAGAGCGATTCCTGCGGCGGCGATGCTCGCTCGGTCAGCATCGGCAGATCGCTCTTTCCCTTGACGCCGGCGTCCTCGAACTTCTTGAGGTGCGGGACCAACCTTCGGTTCACCGACCCGATGAAGTCGTTGTACTTCTCCGCGGATTTCCAGATCGCGGCACCCAGCGCATCGACGTGCTCGAACGCGGTCGCCGCGCGCTGGTGCAACTCTCGCCCGAGTTCCAGCAGCCGCTGGGCCTCCTCTGCGAGCCGGTGCTCGCGCCACCCGACCGCCACCGCCCGCAGCAGCCCGATGAGCGTGCTCGGGCTGGCGAGGATCACGTTCGCCTGGGCCGCGCGCTCCAGCAGGTCGGGCCGACGTGCGAGCGCGGCGTCCACGAACTGGTCCCCCGGCACGAACATCACCACGAACTCCGGCGACCCGTCGAACTGCGCCCAGTACCGCTTCCCGCTCAGCGCGCGCACCTGCTCTTCCACGTGCCCCGCGAAACGCTCCAGGCACGCCTCCTGCTCTTCCGGCGTCGCCGCTTCGATCGCACGCATGTACGCGTCCGTCGGCGTCTTGGCGTCCACGGCGATCTTCCGCTCGTTCGGCAGCAGCACCACCATGTCCGGCCGCAGCCGCCGTCCTTCCTCGTCCGTCGCCGACGCCTGCTCCATGAAGTCGCAGTACGCCGTCATCCCCGCCAACTCCGCCACACGACGCAACTGAATCTCGCCGTATCGCCCCCGGACCTCCGGCCGGCTGAGCGCACGCACCAGTTTGGACGCCTCCTCACGCAGCGTGCTGCTGGCATCGCCCGCCTGCTTCACCTGCTCGTCGAGCCGCGTCAGTCGATCGCACGTCTCGCGCAGCGTCTCGCCGATCGGCTTGACCAGCGCCTCCACCGCCGTCTTCCGCTTGTCCAGTTCCGCCACGCCCTCCTGCTTCTGCGCCTCCCACATTGCCTTGGCGCGTTCGAGCATCCGCTTCTGTGACTCGTCGAGCGCCTCGGCCGCCAGTTGCTTGAACGTGTTGCTCGCTTGCTCGTTCAGTTCCGTGATCCGCGCTTCGAGCGCGCCCCGCTCGCGCCGCAGCGACGCCTCTTTCTCTTCGAATACCTTCTTGTCCGCATCGCGCCGCTCCACCGCCTGCGCCAACTCCACCCGTACCTGCCCGATCTCCGCTCGCAGCGACTCCAACTCCCGCGAATACTCCCCCTCCCGACCTTCCGCCTGCGCAACGCGCAGTTCGGCCACCTCTCGCGCCGTCCCCGCGGCCCGGGTCTCCTCCCGAAGCCGCTCCGCCTCCGCAACC is part of the Synechococcales cyanobacterium CNB genome and encodes:
- the rmuC gene encoding DNA recombination protein RmuC, with translation MELLAVALGVVALGTGVTAVWLWRERARLVAEAERLREETRAAGTAREVAELRVAQAEGREGEYSRELESLRAEIGQVRVELAQAVERRDADKKVFEEKEASLRRERGALEARITELNEQASNTFKQLAAEALDESQKRMLERAKAMWEAQKQEGVAELDKRKTAVEALVKPIGETLRETCDRLTRLDEQVKQAGDASSTLREEASKLVRALSRPEVRGRYGEIQLRRVAELAGMTAYCDFMEQASATDEEGRRLRPDMVVLLPNERKIAVDAKTPTDAYMRAIEAATPEEQEACLERFAGHVEEQVRALSGKRYWAQFDGSPEFVVMFVPGDQFVDAALARRPDLLERAAQANVILASPSTLIGLLRAVAVGWREHRLAEEAQRLLELGRELHQRAATAFEHVDALGAAIWKSAEKYNDFIGSVNRRLVPHLKKFEDAGVKGKSDLPMLTERASPPQESLSILDAASTPDA
- a CDS encoding PQQ-like beta-propeller repeat protein; translation: MHRTARLVSLVALACLGGAPALADTIYVAGPDGILMKADANTGIFEFAGVCSGPVSSMAKHQGDLLLADSNGVIYRINLDLGFPTDAWSVPSNCTDMIMYGDSLFISGSNGQVFRVNPVSKQVTDTYYANDDIRALSIFNNTIYAGANSTAIYRTTVGFDNFEMFTVCGGQVRSATTDGTDLLVGAEHAIVYRFDATNGNYKSTFGVGVNCSAIAMHDGDVLVSDTSGVIKRFDANTGALKATYNAGFRVNAMIVVTPCVADFNADGSLNTLDVLLFLNAWSAKDDSADLDGNGVHDTLDVLNFLNLYNAGCN
- a CDS encoding helix-turn-helix transcriptional regulator yields the protein MPASDRIRPADVRRCARLVDECRDAGADHQAWQTRLLTGLFSLLDAQVGISGNMRDFGPGRPNQHLGSIRLGWPDQRAERAWLDYVESVPVERTPEFPSLARTTGAIVTRLRDQLWDRTSWYRSRAFNEIHRRSGIDDYVISLQRLPVGGLCHSLWIHRPVGAPPFGRRHWWMLRYVHERVGRLVGGPLASAVEPSVSDLTPRRRQILDGLLDGDSEKQIAYRLDLSRPTVHEHVMAVYRHFGVSSRGELMAWFVGRTRPPHPET